A DNA window from Hydrogenispora ethanolica contains the following coding sequences:
- a CDS encoding YceD family protein produces the protein MKVGIGSIREIRGGAVSFEGSLAIDFGQLGIDVVGPVNVRGTVTNTGEGFLVQASVDLEYRADCARCLEPITRQETVLISEEFTSDRESADTGTLFYFSGDFIVLDECIREQVMLSIPMKILCSDDCRGICPECGRNLNQGPCSCLPPNSNPQLSKLKTLLSTEGGGTNGKS, from the coding sequence GTGAAGGTTGGTATAGGCTCAATCCGCGAGATACGTGGGGGAGCAGTTTCCTTTGAAGGTTCGTTAGCAATTGATTTTGGGCAACTCGGTATTGATGTTGTCGGTCCTGTAAATGTCAGAGGAACGGTGACGAATACCGGGGAAGGTTTTTTAGTGCAGGCTTCGGTGGATTTGGAATACCGGGCCGATTGTGCACGGTGTTTGGAACCCATCACCAGACAGGAGACCGTTCTCATCAGCGAGGAATTTACTTCCGACCGCGAATCAGCCGATACCGGAACACTCTTTTATTTTAGCGGTGATTTTATCGTTTTGGATGAGTGTATTCGTGAACAAGTCATGCTGTCCATTCCAATGAAAATCCTTTGTTCCGATGATTGTCGAGGGATTTGCCCGGAATGTGGTAGAAATTTAAATCAGGGACCATGTTCTTGTCTCCCGCCCAATTCGAATCCGCAATTATCCAAATTAAAAACATTGTTATCCACAGAAGGAGGTGGAACGAATGGCAAATCCTAA